The genomic region TATTTTATCTGGTTCAGGAATTCGATGATCTGTTTTTCCGTTTCAATTAGATTGTGGGAGCATTCAATAAGATCGTGTTTGACCTGGATAATTATACCAATAAGTTCTTCATCCAATGCGGCTTTAAAGAATGTTTTCTCTTCGCTTGAAATTAACTTTTCGGTTTGATGGATTAGGTCTAGAATATCCCTTCTTTTAAGATCCAGGTTTTCCAGTTTTGCTTTCTTGTTCTTGTAATTGGGCTCGTTTTTAAAAGTAGTATCAATATTTCTTCGCAGATCAACCACATTTTTCAGAGTGTTTAATGCGATCTTTTTGAAAGTATTCTTTATAAACCTGAGGTAATTGTATCTCCTTATCTCATTTTTCTCATTCAGGAAATAATCAATATTTTCACGAACACTTCTAATGTTTTCATTGATATAGGAAGTATTGATTTCCTCATTTACTCCCAGTACATTTTCAAAAAACTCTAGGTACTGTGTATCAAGTTCAAGGTAATCTCCATTTTTATAAATAACCGAATGGTCTATAAGGAACTGAATCTTTTCCTCCTTATAATCTACCATCTCCAGTGCATAATCAAAGCGGTATGCCAGGGATTTTCTCTTGACGAACATTTCTGACAAAAGCTTTTCCTCCATTTGGAGGGCCCTGAGAAGTTCTCTTAAATTAGAAAAGGTGTTCATATAAAATAATAACCAGCAAAATCGGGAATTTTTATTTCATTACCATATTTTTTTCCAAGGTCTATCCAGAATCTGAATATTTACTGCCTTGTTTATCAGTAGGATTTTCTTTTTCCCTAAAAGTAGGAAAAGTTTGGAGGGACTAATAACCTATTCCTTTATATTGGAAACCATTAGTTTCAGGAAAAAGTTCCCGATTGCAGCGCTCCCGCAAACCAGGAAGGAGTTGATATATAGGGGTCCTATATGAATTAGGTTAGGGCAGGATGCATGTTATTAACCGATTAGGAAACTATTTATGTAAAATAGTCCGCCCGTCAGAGTACTAATTTTTACTTTCTTCAATCTTTAGCAACCTGTTCTTTTATTTCCAGAATTTAAACTATAGATTATAATTCCTCTTTAGTTAGTTTTTTTAATCGGGTTTGATAGGCCTGCAAATAGTTCCTTTTTGTTTTTTCGTCTAAAAAGGAAGCCATAGTTAGCGTATCTACCTGATCGGAACCGTTGAGCAAGGAAGCCATGATACTATTAAGCTGTTTCGAAGAGAGGCCTACATGTTCGGCCAGGACTTTAAATTGTCCGGCGACATGGGTTTGGACCAGGTGGGCTGGTAGTATACCGCCGTCTAATGCAAAATCACTATCCTCAATATGAATACGAGTATTCAGCAGGTCATATGCCGGACTTAAGCGGTGATCTCCCATGGGGGTTTCCAGGATCGCAAAATTCTTCAGGTGTGCATCACCGTTGGAAAATAGATAGTTGAACAACATGAGTTTAAATAATTTGGGAGTTTCCACGCGATAAGCCGGTAAAAATTTTTTAATCAGCTGAAATAGCTCTAGGTAATTCCCCTCATACTTATAATGTTCACCCTGCGTCTGAGGTGTTTTTCCGGCAAGAGACGCAAAATCTTCTTTAGCTTTTTTGATACCATCGCTCTTTACATCAAAACGTTTGGTAATATAAGCTGGAGCACCATTCTTAAAAAAGATTAGTGCATTCTCAGCAGTTTCAATATCAAATACCTGGCGCGCAATTTGCATGGTCAGGTGCTCATTTGCGGGCATTTGCTCGCGTTTTTTTCCGGAATTTGGAATAGGTTTTAAAATATATTGACCGTGTTCCCCTTCTTGAATCAGGCGCAGCTTATTTTTTTCTAAAAGCACTGAAAATTTTTCCTGTACCCCGGATATGGCTATACGCTTTTGATTGTCTTCAAATAGTTGATCTGTGGGTTGATTAGAGTTGGGCGCATCATAGGGAAGAACATGAGACACCTTACGACCTTCAAAAACACGTTTTAAACACGTTCTGCTATAGGTGTCAAAATTCGGGGCAAGGGTTCCAGGGCAATGGTCTATTTTCATACAGATTCTTTTATTTTTTCGACGGTGATGGCTCCCACGGTATCATAGCGAGCGGTAGTCATGAGAATACCAAAATAATCATCGGTATCCAGACGCTTGGCCTTACATACTTTTTGCCGGTTAGTTCCTTCCGGAAGCATATTATAAAAAAAAGGAAACAGGTATTTAGAATGATACACCGGCTGAGACCTTGGCAGGGTAAGACTAATAGAAGGATTCTGGGGATCGGATAGCCACATTTCCAGATACCGGAAGGTAAAACTACCATCATCATGTTGTTTCAGGATACCCGCTTTCTCACCTTTATAATAAATGGCTGCTTGTCTCATTTAAGATTTATATATTTTTTACCTGAAGAGTAATTTCCAAACCTAAAATATCGGTGATTTTTTGTAGTGATTTTAGGGTAGGGTTGGCCTGACCAGTTTCAATTTTATATATGGTATTAATTCCAAGATCCGCTATTTCTGCTAACTGGAACTGGGTAATTTTCATATTATCACGTCGCTCCTGAATAAGTAATCCGATTTTTTCTACTGCTGACATTTCGTATGCTATTTTTATTCCCCTTAATCCACACTGTAGTGTGGAATGAAAAGTCGAAAATTACAATGTAAACAAAAATACACTAAAAAACACACTTTAGTGTGAAATAGGATGTATTTTTCTGATAAATTGTATAAATTACCCTCAAAATCACAGTATAATGTGATTCTCGGTGGTTTAAAATAAGAAAAAAGCGAGGAAATAAGTGCGATAAGATAAGGAGGCCTTTTCCCCCCTTACACTACTTAAAGAATATTTTAAAGATCGGGTTGTTTATTTTTTAAGTAGTGTAAGGCAAAGGTCGTCAATTTTTTATTAAAAGCAATCACCGGAAGGATATACCTCGCAAATAGAATAGGTCAGGTGGGATTTTGGTTAAAAATATTATTTCAGAAATAATCAACGGGCCTCTTACTGAATGCTTTCAAATGCAGATTAACGTAAAATAAAAATTTCCAAAATGATAAATTAGTAAAAATTAATTTACATTATGAGTAAATCCGAATTAATCATAAAATAGTCTAATCCACTCCATGCCTTCCAAAGAAATCACCCAATTAAAGCATTTAAAAGATAAGCTCCGAAATCAGAAAATGTCTGTGTTAGTGGGCGCTGGTTTTAGTAAGAATGTAAGTAATATTTTTCCTTCCTGGTGGGAGTTACTGTATGATATGACATATTTTTTATTCGAATCGGATATTGAGGAATCCTGGAAGGATTTTAAGGTCAAAACGAAAAAACCCGGCGAGAGAAAGAAATTCATTGACCAGAAAATATCCTACTATATTTCAAAGACGGGTTATTTAAATATTGTCTCAGAATATCTTAAAAGAAAAGGCATCCGAGAAGCTATCACCTCATATATCGAAGAAAAAACACCCAACATCATCAGAGAAGGAAAGCATTCCTTTTTGGTAAATTCTTTAGGTGGAAAAAACAATAAGATAGTACTGAAATCCACGATGTTGTCTCAACATAGGTTGTTGTTACAGCTTCCCTGGAACAATATTTATACAACGAATTATGATAAGTTATTAGAGGAGGCTAATGATTCCTTAACTGCCAACAGTATCGATAATGAAATTTCTGAAATTCAACACGAGATTGATGTCCTTGAGAAGGAGGAAGCTACCCATCGAAGTAACTTAAGCAGATTGAAAGCAGAAAGAGATTCGCTTTCAAATAAAATAACCAGGCTGGAAAAAGATCCTAAACTGATGATGCCGATAGAAGAGAATCTGGAAGAATTAAAAGGCGATTTAGACCATAAAGATTCGGAGATAAGGAAATCCGAAATCCGTTTAACAGGGGTTCTAAAGAATATTAAGGATAAGGAAGCAGAGTTGCTGCAATTAAAAAAGGCACAGGAACTTTGTATTTCTACCGTGACAAAAGCTTCCGAATTAAGCATTAAGCGAAATAAGAATATCATCAAACTCCATGGAACTCTAAGAAAGAATGAAACCTACGGTTTCGATAATGATATCCAGAAGCAATAT from Christiangramia sp. OXR-203 harbors:
- a CDS encoding helix-turn-helix domain-containing protein, which encodes MSAVEKIGLLIQERRDNMKITQFQLAEIADLGINTIYKIETGQANPTLKSLQKITDILGLEITLQVKNI
- a CDS encoding HipA domain-containing protein, whose protein sequence is MKIDHCPGTLAPNFDTYSRTCLKRVFEGRKVSHVLPYDAPNSNQPTDQLFEDNQKRIAISGVQEKFSVLLEKNKLRLIQEGEHGQYILKPIPNSGKKREQMPANEHLTMQIARQVFDIETAENALIFFKNGAPAYITKRFDVKSDGIKKAKEDFASLAGKTPQTQGEHYKYEGNYLELFQLIKKFLPAYRVETPKLFKLMLFNYLFSNGDAHLKNFAILETPMGDHRLSPAYDLLNTRIHIEDSDFALDGGILPAHLVQTHVAGQFKVLAEHVGLSSKQLNSIMASLLNGSDQVDTLTMASFLDEKTKRNYLQAYQTRLKKLTKEEL
- a CDS encoding HipA N-terminal domain-containing protein; this translates as MRQAAIYYKGEKAGILKQHDDGSFTFRYLEMWLSDPQNPSISLTLPRSQPVYHSKYLFPFFYNMLPEGTNRQKVCKAKRLDTDDYFGILMTTARYDTVGAITVEKIKESV